A genomic window from Lycium barbarum isolate Lr01 chromosome 4, ASM1917538v2, whole genome shotgun sequence includes:
- the LOC132635701 gene encoding uncharacterized protein LOC132635701 gives MMGSNRREEGSVMVKNSNVFAALDTLRKKKKKKSDKEKSSSKKEQEPEVLWAPAPLTVKSWADVDDEDDDDYYATTAPLKSFLGSNQSQKKEPVEEIESEDDLVDEDEDEDAEEDDNDHESEVPEHAEPGCQKIEASPAPKETERQLSKKERKKKELAELEALLADFGVEQKEKGPDNLPDVADEKKEGQQAEDVEKKIGGTTEPKSAKKKKKKDKAKEVKESEDQPNNIDGTIQPEETGGAEQVEDASTVDVKERLKRLASAKKKKSGKETAARAAAAEAAARSAKLAAAKKKEKSHYNQQPMR, from the exons ATGATGGGGAGTAACAGAAGGGAAGAAGGGTCAGTAATGGTGAAGAATTCAAATGTATTTGCAGCACTTGATActttgaggaagaagaagaagaagaaatctgaTAAAGAAAAGAGTTCATCTAAGAAAGAACAAGAGCCTGAAGTTTTGTGGGCGCCAGCGCCGTTGACAGTGAAATCATGGGCAGATgttgatgatgaggatgatgatgattattaCGCCACGACGGCTCCACTTAAGTCTTTTTTGGGTTCTAATCAATCTCAAAAGAAAGAACCTGTTGAG GAAATAGAAAGCGAAGACGACCTTGTTGATGAAGACGAAGATGAAGATGCGGAGGAGGACGACAATGACCACGAATCTGAGGTTCCAGAACATGCTGAGCCAGGATGCCAAAAGATAGAAGCTTCACCAGCTCCTAAAGAAACTGAGAGACAGCTATccaagaaagagagaaagaaaaaggagCTTGCTGAATTGGAGGCACTTTTAGCTGATTTTGGGGTTGAACAGAAGGAGAAAGGTCCAGACAACTTACCTG ATGTTGCGGATGAGAAGAAAGAGGGTCAGCAAGCAGAAGATGTGGAAAAGAAAATTGGTGGGACTACAGAGCCTAAAAGtgcaaagaagaagaaaaagaaggataAAGCCAAGGAGGTGAAGGAATCAGAGGATCAGCCAAACAACATCGATGGTACTATTCAACCAGAGGAAACTGGAGGAGCTGAACAAGTAGAAGATGCATCAACAGTGGATGTGAAGGAGAGGCTGAAAAGGTTGGCTTCAGCAAAGAAAAAGAAATCCGGCAAAGAGACAGCTGCAAGAGCAGCCGCAGCAGAGGCTGCTGCACGGAGTGCCAAGCTTGCTGCAGCAAAGAAGAAAGAGAAGAGCCATTACAACCAGCAGCCAATGCGGTAG